In Methanoregula formicica SMSP, the DNA window GAGGAGAGGGGGTGGACCGGAATACAGATATGGGCGTTTTCCGGGGTGATACCCGGGATTGATCCTGAAATGATGTTCTCTGATCCGATGTGACGTTTCAGGATGCGCTCCCCTCATCGAAGAGATAATACTTCTTCTCCGGCTCGATCGGCCTATCAGGCAGATCCCGCTTCCACCACCGCGATCTCCTCCGAAGTCAGCCCGTACAGCTCGTACACCAGCGCATCGATCCGGACGTCCGTTGCATCGATCTCCTGCTGCACGAACCGGCGCTCCTGGTCGGTTTTGGTCCGGGAACAATAATCCTGCAGCGAGATCATCTGCGAGACCAGCAACATGATCTTTTCGTAAATTTTTTTGTCCGAAAATTTTTCAAAGTCCGGCACGATGACCGGAAATTTTCCGAGCGATGCCGGGCTCATGTGATACCCGCGGTCCGTGTACGGGCAGATGTGCCAGATGATGAACCGGCCGAGCGTTGAGTTCAGGATCGCCGCGAGATACGGATCATTCCGGAGAATTGCAGAGACCGTACTTGCCATGGCGTACGTACCTTTCTGATCGAGACTGAATGCCGGGCTGTGCTGATGGAGCGCAAAAATAATTTTTCGCATGGGTTTTTCCGGAAGGAAATGTTCCTGAACATGATCCTGTGCGCGATCCTGCTCATCATCATCGGTACTCCGGCCTGACTCCTTACCTCTACGCTCTGTTCCGCTTTCCAGGTACTGTACCAGTGCCCGGCATTTCCGGATCCTGCTGCTGCCCGTTCCGGTGATCGCATACCGCGACGGCTTTTTTGGAACATAGCGCCGGATATCGGCCGGGCAGAGGAGCGGCACGAAAAAACGCCTGGCCCACCATGCGTTCTTTGTCAGCCGGTTCCGCGTCACCCGGTTCACGACCAGGGGATTGTCCTGTTCAGCATGCGTCCCTGTCCCGAGCTCCCCCATGACATACTCTTCGAGCAGGGTGCCTTTTCCCCGGATCTTGAGAAGGATCTTTTCTGTGCGGGTGTCCTCCAGCGTCCAGCCGCCATCGTCCAGCATGCGCGGATCAAGTTGGAAATCGTGCCGGCCTGAAAAACAATCCGGGGAGACCGTGAAGGGATCGCGGGGCCCCTCGTTCTTCAGCACGAGAAGGTAGATAGGCATATCCCCTTCCGGCAGTACCCGCGTCCTTCCGGTACAGGCGACCCGGGTGATCTGCCGGCCGAGCAGGAGGCGACGGAGCGGCCGGGCATGCTCCGATCGCAGGAATGTCCCGGGCACAAGGAAGGCAAGCGTTCCTCCGGGCCTGATGAGCGAGAGACTGCGCTCGATGAAGTACCCGTACAGGCCGGCGGAAGCCGCATACGAATCATAGTGCGTCTGGAAGTATTCCTCGCGTGCCTTCACAGCGAACGGCCGGTACGGAGGCGGGGCACCGATCACTGCATCGAACCCGCCCTGTGCCATGATGTCCGGGTACGCAGCCCGCCAATCGAATGCGTTCACGCGCCGGCGTTCCTCCGCATTGAACGGGAAGACCGGCTTGCCGGAAAAATAGTCCGGGCCAATCAGCGCATTCC includes these proteins:
- a CDS encoding Eco57I restriction-modification methylase domain-containing protein, whose amino-acid sequence is MAGLAASERTVQDALSPGGAVLLSALEFTRDRIARRLVSDSHAITDHDLNYLTVSAFMQILFLKTGQACGFTEPGTLADLAGCNGITQRMGRACSDAGLDPERFFEPGPAGSRALPVVNDEPLRDAIGRLDSAELPDPVAGLPPEDLAAVLDHVVATRLQVGEGYRVARVGKSALLYTGTVDVPPQEVVEQVVTSAVRNGSKNAREEMREIRALDPACGAGLFLLALFRNRVRKKQGRNNRPLTISELLKVLSTSVFGTDIDPESVSAARFVLLLAFIEECRKSGPVVPGPDQIRAACTFLTETIRCGNALIGPDYFSGKPVFPFNAEERRRVNAFDWRAAYPDIMAQGGFDAVIGAPPPYRPFAVKAREEYFQTHYDSYAASAGLYGYFIERSLSLIRPGGTLAFLVPGTFLRSEHARPLRRLLLGRQITRVACTGRTRVLPEGDMPIYLLVLKNEGPRDPFTVSPDCFSGRHDFQLDPRMLDDGGWTLEDTRTEKILLKIRGKGTLLEEYVMGELGTGTHAEQDNPLVVNRVTRNRLTKNAWWARRFFVPLLCPADIRRYVPKKPSRYAITGTGSSRIRKCRALVQYLESGTERRGKESGRSTDDDEQDRAQDHVQEHFLPEKPMRKIIFALHQHSPAFSLDQKGTYAMASTVSAILRNDPYLAAILNSTLGRFIIWHICPYTDRGYHMSPASLGKFPVIVPDFEKFSDKKIYEKIMLLVSQMISLQDYCSRTKTDQERRFVQQEIDATDVRIDALVYELYGLTSEEIAVVEAGSA